The following proteins are co-located in the Rhodococcus opacus B4 genome:
- a CDS encoding Hsp20/alpha crystallin family protein, whose protein sequence is MLMRTDPFRDLDRLAQQILGTTARPAAMPMDAWREGEQFVVEFDLPGVDADTVELDVERNVLTVHAERPGRADSQEMVASERPRGVFSRQLFLGDNLDTDRIAATYESGVLRLTIPMAERAKARRIEIARTEERKAVNA, encoded by the coding sequence ATGTTGATGCGCACTGACCCGTTCCGCGACCTCGACCGGCTGGCTCAGCAAATCCTCGGCACCACGGCACGACCGGCGGCAATGCCGATGGACGCGTGGCGCGAAGGCGAACAGTTCGTGGTCGAGTTCGACCTGCCCGGGGTGGACGCCGACACGGTCGAGTTGGATGTCGAACGCAACGTTCTGACCGTTCATGCCGAACGTCCCGGGCGCGCTGACAGCCAGGAGATGGTCGCCTCGGAGCGGCCGAGGGGAGTGTTCAGCCGTCAGCTGTTCCTCGGCGACAACCTCGACACCGACCGGATCGCCGCGACCTACGAATCGGGTGTACTCCGGCTGACGATCCCGATGGCCGAACGCGCCAAGGCCCGGAGAATCGAGATCGCCCGTACCGAGGAGCGGAAGGCTGTCAACGCCTGA
- a CDS encoding GAF and ANTAR domain-containing protein, with the protein MSEYSSVDTDIEAAEKALDALRRLLEEDVPRQILLQRLSEWAVEAFVGAEVAAAFLPAGTGGSGSVACTDPGVATLEDAQIRTGEGPGPAATDTGTVLVGDFGGGVVARWPAFASAAETAGFETGSFLCAPLPVGDGTGSLNLYSRVGQSFSELDAALLGVYTTLIASTIRLAREGRDAREEVAGLIKAMESRSIIEQAKGIVMATGGVSADAAFDFLVVSSQHRNVKLARLAQELVDMTSGAAEQNGTERGDGAISQANRR; encoded by the coding sequence GTGTCCGAGTACAGCAGTGTCGACACAGATATCGAGGCGGCCGAAAAGGCACTCGACGCCTTGCGTCGGCTTCTCGAAGAAGACGTCCCCAGACAGATTCTCCTGCAACGCCTGTCCGAATGGGCCGTCGAGGCCTTCGTCGGCGCGGAGGTGGCCGCAGCGTTTCTTCCGGCAGGCACCGGCGGCAGTGGGTCGGTGGCGTGCACGGACCCTGGTGTCGCCACGCTCGAGGATGCTCAGATACGGACCGGTGAGGGGCCGGGTCCTGCCGCGACGGACACGGGCACCGTGCTGGTCGGTGATTTCGGTGGCGGGGTGGTGGCGCGGTGGCCGGCTTTCGCTTCCGCGGCGGAAACAGCCGGGTTCGAGACGGGCAGTTTTCTGTGTGCGCCGCTGCCGGTGGGAGACGGAACAGGATCGCTGAATCTTTACAGTCGTGTCGGCCAGTCCTTCTCGGAACTCGACGCTGCCCTGCTCGGCGTGTACACCACCCTGATCGCGTCGACGATCCGCCTGGCACGAGAGGGCCGGGACGCGCGTGAGGAAGTCGCGGGCCTGATCAAAGCCATGGAGTCTCGCAGCATCATCGAGCAAGCGAAGGGCATCGTCATGGCCACCGGGGGCGTGTCCGCGGACGCCGCCTTCGATTTTCTTGTCGTCAGCTCACAACACAGAAACGTCAAACTCGCCCGGCTCGCACAGGAACTCGTCGACATGACGTCCGGCGCCGCCGAACAGAACGGAACGGAACGCGGTGACGGTGCAATCAGTCAGGCGAACCGGCGGTAA
- a CDS encoding CinA family protein, translating into MSSCEERAERISATARDRQLTVATAESLTGGRISAVLGAAPSASEWYRGSIVAYASSVKHGLLQVPDGPVVSEPSARAMATSVADLLGADLAVAVTGAGGPDPQDGQPPGTVWFGVVAGGVARTELRHFDGDPGDVVEATTAHALFLLEEALRR; encoded by the coding sequence ATGAGTAGCTGTGAGGAGCGTGCGGAACGGATCTCGGCGACAGCCCGCGATCGGCAACTCACTGTCGCCACCGCGGAATCGCTGACCGGTGGGAGGATCTCCGCCGTTCTCGGTGCCGCACCGTCCGCGTCGGAGTGGTACCGGGGCAGCATCGTCGCCTATGCCAGCTCCGTGAAACATGGATTGCTGCAGGTCCCCGACGGCCCGGTGGTCAGCGAGCCCAGTGCTCGCGCGATGGCGACTTCGGTGGCAGATCTGCTCGGCGCAGATCTGGCGGTGGCGGTCACCGGTGCCGGCGGACCGGATCCTCAGGACGGACAACCGCCGGGCACAGTATGGTTCGGGGTTGTCGCCGGCGGCGTGGCGCGCACCGAACTGCGGCACTTCGACGGTGATCCGGGCGATGTGGTGGAGGCGACCACCGCCCATGCACTGTTCCTGCTCGAGGAGGCGCTCCGCCGGTAG
- a CDS encoding hemerythrin domain-containing protein: MSTDAIVILKNDHKEIRKLFRNFRGAGPDAEEEKGRIVNKIIEALTVHTYIENEGMYPKVRDLVPDLEDDILESYEEHHVADMLVVELAAMNPGDERFDAKTAVLIENVEHHIEEEEQEWFPTVREELGRKKLQEIGARLLELKEKAPTSPAQPSALKKTVDAVLK; encoded by the coding sequence ATGTCGACTGATGCGATCGTGATTCTGAAGAATGACCACAAGGAGATCCGGAAATTGTTCCGGAATTTCCGCGGTGCGGGACCGGACGCCGAGGAAGAGAAGGGCCGCATCGTGAACAAGATCATCGAAGCGCTGACGGTGCATACCTACATCGAAAATGAGGGAATGTATCCGAAGGTGCGCGACCTCGTCCCGGATCTCGAGGACGACATCCTCGAATCCTACGAAGAACATCATGTCGCGGACATGTTGGTCGTCGAGCTGGCAGCGATGAATCCGGGGGACGAGCGGTTCGACGCGAAGACCGCCGTACTGATCGAGAACGTCGAACACCACATCGAAGAAGAGGAGCAGGAGTGGTTTCCCACGGTGCGAGAAGAGTTGGGACGGAAGAAACTCCAGGAGATCGGTGCACGGCTGCTCGAATTGAAGGAGAAGGCGCCCACCTCGCCCGCCCAACCGTCGGCGTTGAAGAAGACCGTCGACGCCGTCCTGAAGTAA
- a CDS encoding STAS domain-containing protein translates to MTYLRSVIETPQRLRLCLSETAEWDRTATDNCQFTLKIDEPTGGPIVLRLTGNVDALTAPILTACLDEVVLHGRSAVVDLLGTTFVGCAALTALADAGPRIHEQRGHLAVAAPAPLRRIIARVGMDKVRTFDTLADAFTAAHTGQVRPPLSGGARRPRGLGADPVTTAPRRTG, encoded by the coding sequence ATGACCTACCTCCGATCCGTTATCGAAACCCCGCAACGCCTGCGGTTGTGCCTGTCCGAGACCGCCGAGTGGGATCGAACCGCTACCGACAACTGCCAGTTCACCCTCAAGATCGACGAACCCACCGGTGGTCCAATCGTGCTGCGCCTGACCGGTAACGTCGACGCGCTTACCGCACCCATACTCACCGCGTGCCTCGATGAGGTCGTGCTGCACGGGCGCAGCGCCGTCGTCGACCTGCTCGGCACCACTTTCGTCGGATGCGCGGCCCTGACCGCGCTCGCCGACGCCGGCCCCCGGATCCACGAGCAACGGGGCCACCTGGCCGTCGCCGCACCCGCTCCTCTGCGCCGAATCATCGCCCGGGTCGGCATGGACAAGGTGCGCACCTTCGACACCCTCGCGGACGCCTTCACTGCCGCCCACACCGGACAGGTGAGGCCACCACTGTCCGGCGGCGCCCGCCGCCCGCGGGGCCTGGGGGCCGACCCGGTCACGACCGCGCCGCGACGCACCGGATGA
- a CDS encoding Lsr2 family DNA-binding protein, giving the protein MTIPISAVRDWARAHGLAVSDHGRLSAEVWASYHAASHPES; this is encoded by the coding sequence CTGACGATTCCGATATCCGCAGTCCGCGACTGGGCCCGCGCCCACGGCCTTGCCGTCTCCGATCACGGACGGCTGAGCGCCGAGGTCTGGGCGTCTTACCACGCCGCCAGCCACCCCGAGAGTTGA
- a CDS encoding GvpL/GvpF family gas vesicle protein, which produces MAASEKTPKSEKSEKGRTTGVYVYGIVPADVEPAADATGVADGTVSVVAQGEVAALVSELSVDRALGKPEDLRAHANVLDGTARVAPVLPLRFGAVLSDADAVKEELLSAHADEFASALEQLDGKAQYVVKGRYVEKAILREIVDESDEAAKLRDAIRGKSEDAGRDARMALGELVSNAIAAKRDEDTRKTVEALEDLVESVNVREPTHEEEAVQVAVLADVERQEELEKAVGQLADDWDGRVEMKLLGPLAAYDFVVTQKSEG; this is translated from the coding sequence ATGGCCGCATCGGAGAAGACCCCGAAATCGGAGAAGTCCGAGAAGGGGCGGACGACGGGTGTGTACGTCTACGGCATCGTCCCCGCGGACGTCGAACCCGCAGCGGACGCGACCGGTGTCGCGGACGGCACGGTGAGCGTGGTCGCGCAGGGGGAGGTCGCGGCACTGGTGAGTGAACTGTCGGTCGACCGCGCCCTCGGCAAGCCTGAGGACCTGCGGGCCCATGCGAACGTTCTGGACGGGACGGCCCGGGTGGCGCCGGTGCTGCCCCTGCGGTTCGGCGCAGTGCTCAGCGACGCCGACGCGGTGAAGGAGGAACTGTTGTCGGCGCATGCGGACGAGTTCGCGTCCGCACTCGAACAACTGGACGGGAAGGCCCAGTACGTCGTCAAGGGCCGGTACGTGGAGAAGGCGATTCTCCGGGAGATCGTCGACGAGAGCGACGAGGCGGCGAAACTGCGGGATGCGATCCGCGGCAAGTCGGAGGACGCAGGCCGCGACGCGCGGATGGCGCTGGGCGAACTGGTGAGCAATGCGATCGCCGCCAAACGCGACGAGGACACCCGCAAGACCGTGGAGGCGCTCGAGGATCTCGTCGAGTCCGTCAATGTGCGGGAACCCACGCACGAGGAGGAGGCCGTGCAGGTGGCGGTGCTCGCCGACGTCGAGCGGCAGGAAGAACTCGAAAAGGCCGTCGGACAACTCGCCGACGACTGGGACGGCCGGGTGGAGATGAAGCTGCTCGGACCTCTCGCCGCGTATGACTTCGTGGTGACGCAGAAGTCGGAGGGGTAG
- the gvpJ gene encoding gas vesicle protein GvpJ → MTTAGGPSSSSLADVIDTILDKGLVIDAYVRVSLVGIELLTIDARVVVASVDTYLRFAEAVNRLEIGSEPKGLSEIVSGATEGGAKHKTKGALESAGEKLGGLLGGGEEEEEPERERVSRKSTRGDR, encoded by the coding sequence ATGACGACGGCAGGTGGGCCCAGTTCGAGCAGTCTGGCCGACGTCATCGACACCATCCTCGACAAGGGCCTCGTGATCGACGCGTACGTGCGGGTCTCGCTGGTCGGCATCGAACTGCTGACCATCGACGCCCGCGTGGTGGTCGCGAGTGTCGACACCTACCTCCGGTTCGCGGAGGCGGTGAACCGGCTCGAGATCGGTAGCGAGCCGAAGGGGCTGTCCGAAATCGTGTCGGGCGCCACCGAGGGCGGAGCCAAACACAAGACGAAGGGTGCGCTCGAGTCGGCGGGGGAGAAGCTCGGCGGCCTACTGGGCGGCGGGGAAGAAGAGGAAGAACCGGAGCGGGAACGGGTGTCGCGCAAGTCGACTCGAGGTGACAGGTGA
- a CDS encoding SRPBCC family protein: protein MTANLDSAAKKLRKNVSGASGKAASVSPLQKAAQSLLGTVTDKAVSTVSDKVQGATGRLNDYAEGGGGSLLSAITGNDDGDGNDDGKSPLSGLTDTVKEKASDLKDKITGGGGGKGKKLKLTNIVETIDVGVPVQLAYNQWTQFADFPSFMKKVERVEQEADEKLEWKAQIFLSHRTWEASIIEQVPDERIVWRSKGAKGYIDGAVTFHEVTPDLTRIVLILEYHPKGLFERTGNLWRAQGRRARLELKHFGRHVMTQSVLHPDEIEGWRGEIRDGKVVEPEESEDYDEEPAEDEPNDSAEDDSAEYEDEEPEGEDEEPEGEGEEPEDEGEEPVDEAAEGESGEEPDEADQEPERPRRRPRKAAAKTTTRSAAKKAPARSRRGARA from the coding sequence ATGACTGCGAATCTCGACAGCGCGGCGAAGAAGCTGCGCAAGAACGTATCCGGGGCATCCGGTAAGGCCGCGTCGGTCTCACCACTGCAGAAAGCGGCGCAGAGCCTGCTCGGCACCGTAACCGACAAGGCGGTCTCCACCGTCTCCGACAAGGTGCAGGGTGCCACCGGCCGTCTCAACGACTACGCCGAGGGCGGCGGCGGAAGCCTGCTGTCCGCGATCACCGGTAACGACGACGGGGACGGGAACGACGACGGCAAGTCGCCCCTCTCCGGGCTGACGGACACCGTGAAGGAGAAGGCGTCCGACCTGAAGGACAAGATCACCGGCGGCGGTGGCGGCAAGGGCAAGAAGCTCAAGCTCACCAACATCGTCGAAACGATCGATGTCGGGGTCCCGGTCCAACTGGCCTACAACCAATGGACCCAGTTCGCCGACTTCCCGTCGTTCATGAAGAAGGTCGAGCGGGTGGAGCAGGAGGCGGATGAGAAGCTCGAGTGGAAGGCTCAGATCTTCCTCTCGCACCGAACCTGGGAAGCGTCGATCATCGAGCAGGTTCCCGACGAGCGAATCGTGTGGCGATCGAAGGGCGCCAAGGGGTACATCGATGGTGCGGTGACGTTCCACGAGGTGACCCCCGATCTCACCCGCATCGTTCTGATCCTCGAGTACCACCCGAAGGGGTTGTTCGAGAGGACGGGAAACCTGTGGCGGGCGCAGGGGCGACGAGCGCGCCTGGAACTGAAGCACTTCGGACGCCACGTCATGACGCAGTCGGTCCTCCATCCCGACGAGATAGAGGGCTGGCGCGGAGAAATCCGGGACGGCAAGGTAGTCGAACCCGAGGAGTCCGAGGACTACGACGAGGAACCGGCCGAGGACGAGCCCAACGACTCCGCCGAAGACGACTCCGCCGAGTACGAGGACGAAGAGCCGGAGGGCGAGGACGAAGAGCCGGAGGGCGAGGGTGAGGAGCCGGAGGACGAGGGCGAGGAGCCCGTCGACGAAGCCGCCGAGGGCGAGAGCGGTGAGGAACCCGACGAGGCGGACCAGGAGCCCGAACGGCCGCGGCGCCGTCCCCGCAAGGCGGCCGCGAAGACGACCACGCGGTCCGCGGCGAAGAAGGCGCCTGCGCGCAGCAGGAGAGGGGCACGAGCATGA
- a CDS encoding TetR/AcrR family transcriptional regulator, with the protein MPKTTSGTEGARSSPRYGEGRAALLAAAVHVVAEQGLRNLTYRAVAREAGVAHGLVAHHFGTRDALLEAALQFSLDNSVTSISTRPGSGDLDAIFDGLVAMVEANPDDQAFQFELILESRRRPELRPYVESIYQAYVDALQAELDCAGIDPDPALSHLIYTAADGLVFHQITIGSPELTERSLAYLRTLLQQHRSQRTAAPSVTLPD; encoded by the coding sequence ATGCCGAAGACCACTTCCGGGACGGAGGGCGCCCGTTCGTCGCCCCGGTACGGCGAAGGACGCGCGGCCCTTCTGGCCGCGGCGGTGCACGTGGTGGCCGAGCAGGGGCTCCGGAACCTGACGTACCGGGCCGTGGCGCGCGAAGCAGGGGTGGCACACGGGTTGGTGGCTCACCATTTCGGCACCCGCGACGCGCTACTCGAAGCGGCACTCCAGTTCTCCCTGGACAACAGTGTCACGTCCATCAGCACCCGGCCCGGAAGCGGCGACCTCGACGCGATCTTCGACGGCCTGGTGGCGATGGTCGAGGCCAACCCGGACGATCAGGCCTTCCAGTTCGAACTGATCCTCGAATCCCGACGCCGTCCGGAATTGCGCCCGTACGTCGAATCGATCTACCAGGCCTACGTCGATGCCCTCCAGGCCGAACTCGACTGCGCAGGCATCGACCCCGATCCGGCTCTGAGCCACCTGATCTACACCGCCGCCGACGGCCTGGTATTCCACCAGATCACGATCGGCAGCCCCGAGCTGACCGAAAGATCACTCGCGTACTTGCGGACGCTTCTGCAGCAGCACAGATCCCAGCGCACGGCGGCCCCCTCGGTCACGCTTCCGGACTAG
- a CDS encoding MoaF C-terminal domain-containing protein — protein sequence MTTSAPAFSWNKDDWASMSEMADGFDEYRPAYSRALDGRALTTVGHYVDTAEQFTLTQTFQGDELHWTLDDAAGTRSGTEAYELFEMQPGLFYLHYRRNAETHPVVVSAALDLTSGQVTGALGALGLEPAPHRARQRWFQGQIDGTDATAAGAHPVTDELIGRRIRYAYSHDDVYDHVYLNENLFTWLCLGGAELGVGDTDSCTYWKLRANTYLFSWLEKNVGVEGMVLIDLNAYRTVGIQFGIDQPTGDLVNITMGSYAQEFERTPTVDDACPAPTGPAADLLDGQVSA from the coding sequence ATGACCACTTCCGCACCCGCCTTCAGTTGGAACAAGGACGACTGGGCATCCATGAGCGAAATGGCCGACGGCTTCGACGAATACCGGCCCGCCTACAGCCGCGCCCTCGACGGCCGAGCCCTCACCACCGTCGGCCACTATGTCGACACCGCCGAACAGTTCACCCTCACCCAGACCTTCCAGGGCGACGAGCTGCATTGGACGCTCGACGACGCAGCCGGGACCCGGTCCGGGACCGAAGCGTACGAACTGTTCGAGATGCAGCCCGGCCTGTTCTACCTGCACTACCGCCGCAACGCCGAGACCCACCCGGTGGTGGTCAGCGCCGCCCTCGATCTCACCAGCGGCCAGGTCACCGGCGCACTCGGCGCCCTCGGACTCGAGCCCGCCCCGCACCGGGCCCGGCAGCGGTGGTTTCAGGGCCAGATCGACGGCACCGACGCCACCGCGGCCGGGGCCCACCCGGTCACCGACGAGCTGATCGGTCGCCGAATCCGGTACGCCTACAGCCACGACGACGTCTACGACCACGTCTATCTCAACGAAAACCTGTTCACCTGGCTGTGCCTCGGCGGCGCCGAACTCGGCGTCGGCGACACGGACAGCTGCACCTACTGGAAGCTACGCGCGAACACCTACCTGTTCTCCTGGTTGGAGAAGAACGTCGGCGTCGAGGGCATGGTTCTGATCGATCTGAACGCCTACCGCACCGTCGGCATCCAGTTCGGCATCGACCAGCCCACCGGCGATCTGGTCAACATCACCATGGGTTCCTACGCCCAGGAATTCGAACGCACCCCCACCGTCGATGACGCATGCCCGGCTCCGACCGGCCCGGCCGCCGACCTGCTCGACGGACAGGTGTCCGCGTAG
- a CDS encoding APC family permease — MSTTPPHPAQSHLPPQPADDHPGGSPRSGLRAGRLGVGAIVFFVVATVAPMAALVGASPIVFSANGVAAPATYLLAALLFAVFSVGYVAMSRHITNAGGFVAYIAQGFGARLATAAAGLAILTYTALQAALWSQFSVFAHDLAAGKLGLDLPSPLWMFAGLVLVTALTVRGVDFSLKVLGFLVFLEIAAFVVLDVVIIVSGGISGNSPAAFDPSALVGPGLGIAFLFCITCFTGFEATVVFSEEAKDPHRTIPRAVYYSIAFIGLFYALTTWALGNSVGAAAVQEAATADPAGFVFTIAEQEVGTWLATTMEILVVTSFIAMLIGFQNMFARYLFALGRANVLPHRLGSANPKTGTPATAALTVGLALAVILAGFTLAGADPITVTFSWLLSLGTVSLIAILTLTSASIIVFFAKTRVESNIWTTRIAPALALLGFGVVAYLAVANYDVLLGGQGGVARWLLLLIPLCAALGFTWASIRPGINFQAQLV; from the coding sequence ATGTCGACCACCCCACCCCACCCGGCCCAATCCCACCTCCCTCCACAGCCCGCCGATGATCACCCCGGCGGCTCGCCGCGGTCCGGCCTGCGGGCGGGCCGGCTGGGCGTGGGCGCCATCGTCTTCTTCGTCGTCGCCACTGTCGCCCCGATGGCCGCCCTCGTCGGCGCCTCCCCGATCGTGTTCTCCGCCAACGGGGTTGCAGCACCGGCCACCTACCTCCTCGCCGCACTGCTGTTCGCGGTGTTCTCGGTCGGGTATGTGGCGATGAGTCGTCACATCACCAACGCCGGAGGCTTCGTCGCCTACATCGCGCAGGGGTTCGGCGCCCGCCTCGCCACCGCAGCCGCGGGGTTGGCGATCCTGACCTACACGGCCCTGCAGGCGGCGCTGTGGTCCCAGTTCTCGGTGTTCGCCCACGACCTCGCCGCCGGCAAGCTCGGCCTCGACCTCCCCAGTCCGCTGTGGATGTTCGCAGGCCTGGTCCTGGTCACCGCGCTCACGGTGCGCGGCGTCGACTTCAGCCTCAAGGTCCTGGGCTTCCTGGTGTTCCTCGAGATCGCCGCATTCGTCGTCTTGGATGTGGTCATCATCGTCTCGGGTGGAATATCCGGGAACTCGCCGGCCGCGTTCGACCCGTCCGCGCTGGTGGGCCCCGGTCTGGGAATCGCGTTCCTGTTCTGCATCACGTGTTTCACCGGGTTCGAGGCGACCGTCGTCTTCTCCGAGGAGGCGAAGGACCCGCACCGCACCATCCCGCGGGCGGTGTACTACTCGATCGCGTTCATCGGACTCTTCTACGCCCTGACCACCTGGGCGCTCGGCAACTCCGTCGGCGCCGCCGCCGTGCAGGAGGCGGCCACCGCCGACCCCGCCGGGTTCGTGTTCACCATCGCCGAACAGGAGGTGGGGACCTGGCTGGCCACGACCATGGAAATCCTCGTGGTCACCAGCTTCATCGCCATGCTCATCGGATTCCAGAACATGTTCGCCCGCTACCTGTTTGCGCTCGGACGCGCGAACGTACTCCCGCACCGGCTCGGATCCGCGAACCCGAAGACCGGAACCCCGGCCACCGCGGCCCTGACGGTCGGCCTCGCCCTCGCGGTCATCCTGGCCGGCTTCACCCTGGCGGGGGCAGACCCGATCACGGTCACCTTCAGCTGGCTGCTCTCCCTCGGCACCGTCTCACTGATCGCGATCCTCACCCTCACCTCGGCGTCGATCATCGTGTTCTTCGCCAAGACCCGCGTCGAGTCGAATATCTGGACGACCCGAATCGCACCCGCACTTGCCCTGCTGGGATTCGGTGTGGTCGCCTACCTCGCCGTCGCCAACTACGACGTCCTCCTCGGCGGCCAGGGAGGAGTGGCCCGCTGGTTGCTGCTGCTGATCCCACTCTGCGCAGCGCTCGGATTCACCTGGGCTTCAATCCGTCCCGGCATCAACTTCCAAGCCCAATTGGTCTGA